The Staphylococcus sp. KG4-3 genome has a window encoding:
- the betA gene encoding choline dehydrogenase: protein MKESYDYIIIGGGSAGSVLGGRLSEDVSNNVLVLEAGRSDYPWDLLIQMPAALMYPAGNKLYDWIYETTPEPHMGGRKVGHARGKVLGGSSSINGMIYQRGNPMDYEKWAKPEGMDSWDFAHCLPYFKRLETTFGSTKDDPYRGHHGPIKLRRGPADNPLFQAFFDAGVEAGYNKTPDVNGFRQEGFGPFDSQVHNGRRVSASRAYLHPAMKRKNLEVQTRAFVTKLNFEGNKVTGVTFKKNGKEHTVNAKEVILSGGAINSPQLLQLSGIGDSEHLRSLGIEPRIHLPGVGENFEDHLEVYVQHACKQPVSMQPSLNKLKMPFIGLQWILGRKGAAASNHFEGGGFVRSNDEVDYPNLMFHFLPIAVRYDGTKAPAAHGYQVHVGPMYSNSRGHLKIKSKDPFEKPEFVFNYLSTEEDKREWVEAIKVARNILKQKALDPFNGGEISPGPEVQTDEEIIEWVKRDGETALHPSCSCRMGPASDEMSVVDPETFKVHGMENLRVVDASVMPRTTNGNIHSPVLMMAEKASDIIRGKKPLEPEYIDFYRHGVHDKDAGTVK from the coding sequence ATGAAAGAATCATATGATTATATCATCATAGGGGGCGGTAGCGCCGGTTCAGTACTAGGTGGCCGTTTAAGTGAGGACGTATCAAATAATGTACTTGTATTAGAAGCGGGACGTAGTGATTATCCATGGGACTTATTAATACAAATGCCAGCAGCTTTAATGTATCCTGCTGGAAATAAATTATATGATTGGATTTATGAAACGACGCCAGAACCCCATATGGGCGGCCGTAAAGTTGGTCATGCACGTGGTAAAGTTTTAGGAGGTTCAAGTTCAATTAACGGTATGATTTACCAAAGAGGTAACCCGATGGATTATGAAAAATGGGCTAAACCTGAAGGTATGGATTCATGGGATTTCGCACATTGTTTACCGTATTTCAAACGACTAGAAACAACATTTGGTTCTACTAAAGATGATCCTTACCGCGGACATCATGGACCAATCAAGTTAAGACGTGGTCCTGCTGATAACCCATTATTCCAAGCATTTTTTGATGCAGGCGTAGAGGCAGGTTATAATAAAACTCCAGATGTAAATGGTTTCCGTCAAGAAGGTTTTGGACCATTTGACAGCCAAGTGCATAATGGGCGTCGTGTATCGGCTTCCAGAGCGTATTTACATCCAGCGATGAAACGTAAAAACTTAGAAGTACAAACACGTGCCTTTGTTACTAAATTAAACTTTGAAGGTAATAAAGTTACAGGGGTAACATTCAAGAAAAATGGTAAAGAGCATACAGTAAATGCGAAAGAAGTTATCTTATCCGGTGGTGCAATTAACTCACCACAATTATTACAATTATCAGGAATAGGTGATTCTGAACACTTACGTTCATTAGGCATTGAACCTCGTATTCACTTACCAGGTGTTGGTGAAAACTTTGAAGATCATTTAGAAGTTTACGTGCAACATGCATGTAAACAGCCAGTATCAATGCAACCAAGTTTAAATAAATTGAAGATGCCATTTATTGGTTTACAATGGATCTTAGGGCGTAAAGGTGCAGCAGCATCAAATCACTTTGAAGGTGGCGGATTCGTTCGCTCTAATGATGAAGTAGATTATCCAAACTTAATGTTCCACTTCTTGCCAATCGCAGTAAGATACGATGGTACAAAAGCGCCAGCTGCGCATGGATACCAAGTGCACGTTGGACCTATGTACTCAAATTCTCGTGGTCACTTGAAGATTAAATCAAAAGACCCGTTTGAAAAACCTGAATTTGTATTCAACTACTTATCTACTGAAGAAGATAAGCGCGAGTGGGTTGAAGCTATTAAAGTAGCTAGAAATATCTTGAAACAAAAAGCATTAGATCCTTTCAATGGTGGAGAAATTTCACCTGGGCCTGAAGTACAAACAGATGAAGAGATTATAGAGTGGGTAAAACGTGATGGTGAAACTGCTCTACATCCATCATGTAGTTGTAGAATGGGTCCTGCTTCAGATGAAATGTCTGTTGTAGATCCCGAAACATTCAAGGTTCATGGTATGGAGAATTTACGAGTGGTGGATGCTTCGGTAATGCCACGTACAACAAATGGTAATATCCATTCTCCAGTACTAATGATGGCAGAAAAAGCTTCTGATATCATTCGTGGTAAGAAACCATTAGAACCAGAATACATTGATTTCTATCGTCATGGTGTACATGATAAAGACGCCGGTACAGTTAAGTAA
- the betB gene encoding betaine-aldehyde dehydrogenase, whose translation MELVKNLSRRQFIDGEWVESSNKETRKIINPFNQEVIFEVAEGTADDSERAILAARRAFEDGEWANETSETRGKKVRAISDLIVKHREELAKLETLDTGKTLEESYADMDDIANVFNFFAGLADKDGGEIIDSPIPNTESKVIKEPIGVVTQITPWNYPLLQASWKIAPALASGCSLVMKPSEITPLTTIRVFELMEEVGFPHGVINLVLGKGSEVGEPLSSHKEVDLVSFTGGIQTGKHIMKNAADHVTNIALELGGKNPNIIFDDADFDLAVDQALNGGFFHAGQVCSAGARIIVHKDIKEKFEAALIKRIKNIKLGNGFDEDTEMGPVISAEHREKIENYMEVAKSENATIAIGGKRPEREDLQNGFFFEPTVITDCDTSMRIVQEEVFGPVVTIESFTTEAEAIELANDSIYGLAGGVFTNDVGKAERVANKLKMGTVWINDFHPYFAQAPWGGYKQSGIGRELGKAGLAEYQEEKHILRNTNPEPVNWFGKA comes from the coding sequence ATGGAACTTGTAAAAAATTTATCTCGTCGTCAATTTATTGATGGTGAGTGGGTTGAAAGCTCAAATAAAGAAACAAGAAAAATTATTAATCCATTTAATCAAGAAGTGATTTTTGAAGTTGCAGAAGGAACAGCTGATGATAGCGAGCGTGCAATATTGGCAGCTAGACGCGCTTTTGAAGATGGCGAATGGGCTAACGAAACAAGTGAAACTCGCGGTAAGAAAGTAAGAGCAATCTCTGACTTAATCGTTAAGCATCGTGAAGAATTAGCTAAACTTGAAACATTAGACACTGGTAAGACGTTAGAAGAATCTTATGCTGACATGGACGATATTGCTAATGTATTTAATTTCTTTGCTGGACTCGCAGACAAAGATGGTGGTGAAATTATAGATTCACCAATTCCAAATACAGAGAGTAAAGTTATCAAAGAACCAATTGGTGTTGTTACACAAATCACACCGTGGAATTATCCTTTACTTCAAGCATCTTGGAAAATAGCACCTGCATTAGCTTCAGGATGTTCATTAGTCATGAAGCCGAGTGAAATTACTCCGTTAACAACTATTCGTGTATTTGAATTGATGGAAGAAGTAGGTTTTCCACATGGTGTGATTAACCTTGTACTAGGTAAAGGTTCAGAAGTAGGTGAGCCCTTATCATCACATAAAGAAGTGGACCTAGTATCATTTACTGGCGGTATTCAAACAGGTAAACATATTATGAAAAATGCGGCAGATCATGTAACAAATATTGCTTTAGAATTAGGCGGTAAAAATCCAAATATTATATTTGATGATGCTGATTTTGATTTAGCAGTAGATCAAGCGTTGAATGGTGGATTTTTCCATGCAGGTCAAGTTTGTTCTGCAGGCGCGAGAATTATCGTGCATAAGGATATTAAAGAAAAATTTGAAGCAGCACTTATAAAAAGAATAAAAAATATTAAATTAGGTAATGGTTTTGACGAAGATACAGAAATGGGACCAGTCATCTCAGCAGAACACCGTGAAAAAATTGAAAACTATATGGAAGTTGCTAAATCTGAGAATGCAACGATTGCAATTGGCGGTAAACGCCCTGAACGTGAAGATTTACAAAACGGTTTCTTCTTTGAACCAACAGTTATTACGGATTGTGATACGTCAATGCGTATTGTACAAGAAGAAGTGTTTGGACCTGTTGTAACGATTGAAAGTTTCACAACTGAAGCAGAAGCAATCGAACTTGCTAACGATTCAATTTACGGATTAGCAGGTGGCGTGTTTACAAATGATGTTGGAAAAGCAGAACGTGTAGCAAATAAATTGAAAATGGGTACCGTTTGGATTAACGATTTCCATCCATATTTTGCACAAGCACCATGGGGTGGATATAAACAATCAGGTATTGGTAGAGAGCTTGGTAAAGCAGGATTAGCAGAATATCAAGAAGAAAAACATATTTTACGTAATACAAATCCAGAGCCAGTCAATTGGTTCGGTAAAGCATAA
- a CDS encoding GbsR/MarR family transcriptional regulator, producing the protein MVHSNNPENQLDEAKDIVINAIGETMDLYGINRSVGNLFGTMLFEDSMTLDEMREQLQMSKPSMSAGVKRLQEFDIVKQQFTRGSRKQHFIAEKDFFNFFRNFFTRKWRREIVINAEAVHDSVAILDNIINDKNVDEATKSDALETKQQLVDTLPYYEWLDQLSDALESGEIFKYFPIPKETHREE; encoded by the coding sequence TTGGTACATTCTAATAACCCTGAAAATCAATTAGACGAAGCCAAAGACATTGTTATCAATGCAATTGGTGAGACAATGGATTTATATGGTATCAATAGAAGTGTCGGAAATTTATTCGGTACTATGCTTTTCGAAGATAGTATGACGTTGGACGAAATGCGCGAACAATTACAAATGAGTAAGCCGAGTATGAGTGCTGGCGTTAAAAGACTCCAAGAATTTGATATAGTAAAACAACAATTCACACGTGGAAGTAGAAAACAGCATTTCATAGCCGAAAAAGATTTCTTTAACTTCTTCAGAAATTTCTTCACTCGAAAATGGAGGAGAGAAATTGTCATTAATGCTGAAGCTGTCCATGATTCAGTTGCAATTTTAGATAACATCATTAATGATAAAAACGTTGATGAGGCTACTAAGAGTGATGCACTTGAAACTAAACAGCAACTCGTTGATACATTGCCTTATTATGAATGGTTAGATCAATTAAGTGATGCGCTTGAAAGCGGCGAAATATTTAAATACTTCCCTATACCAAAAGAAACGCACAGAGAAGAATAA